One Lacipirellulaceae bacterium DNA window includes the following coding sequences:
- a CDS encoding PTS sugar transporter subunit IIA, which produces MDDFDVASLAAYLHLMPAQIAKLAERGKIPGRRVGGEWVFSRPEIHHWLEERIGVSDDDELATMETNLERADQSGVDLELSDLLLSESIAIPLQARTRKKVITAMCELAASTGMLWDPTKMSEAVTAREELQSTALDIGVALLHPRRPQSSILAQTVIALGITATGIPFGGAHGQLTDVFFLIASTSDQEHLRVLARLARVINDPDWLAELRSAEDPKAARKLVVDRDIELSS; this is translated from the coding sequence ATGGACGATTTTGACGTTGCTAGCTTGGCCGCCTACTTGCACTTGATGCCTGCGCAGATTGCGAAGTTGGCAGAACGGGGGAAAATACCGGGGCGCCGCGTGGGGGGAGAGTGGGTTTTCTCGCGTCCTGAAATCCACCATTGGCTGGAAGAGCGAATCGGCGTCTCTGATGACGATGAACTCGCCACGATGGAAACCAACCTGGAGCGAGCCGACCAAAGTGGGGTCGATCTAGAACTCTCGGATCTCCTTTTATCCGAAAGCATTGCGATTCCACTCCAAGCTCGCACCCGAAAGAAGGTGATCACGGCCATGTGCGAACTGGCCGCCTCGACGGGGATGCTTTGGGACCCGACGAAAATGTCGGAAGCCGTGACGGCGCGCGAAGAACTACAGTCGACCGCGCTGGATATCGGAGTCGCGCTTCTCCACCCGCGTCGGCCGCAGTCTTCGATCCTCGCACAAACCGTGATCGCACTGGGCATCACAGCTACGGGGATTCCTTTTGGCGGGGCGCATGGACAGCTCACGGATGTGTTTTTTCTGATTGCCTCGACGAGTGATCAAGAACACTTGCGTGTGCTTGCCCGATTAGCCCGCGTAATCAACGATCCCGACTGGTTGGCCGAGCTTCGTTCAGCCGAAGATCCGAAGGCGGCTCGAAAGCTGGTCGTCGATCGAGATATTGAACTGAGCTCATGA